Proteins encoded together in one Quercus lobata isolate SW786 chromosome 3, ValleyOak3.0 Primary Assembly, whole genome shotgun sequence window:
- the LOC115982234 gene encoding endoplasmic reticulum metallopeptidase 1 isoform X2 has translation MIKERAGSDIRIEIEESVVNGSFNMMFLGYSISLGYRNHTNIVMRISPANSQDSDPSLLLNGHFDSPLGSPGAGDCGSCVASLLEVARLTVDSNWVPPRPIIFLFNGAEELFMLAAHGFMKTHKWRDTIGAFINVEASGSGGPDLVCQSGPGSWPSRIYAQSAVYPMAHSAAQDVFPVIPGDTDYRIFSQDYGNIPGLDIIFLLGGYFYHTSYDTIEKLLPGSIQARGDNLFSIIKAFTNSSMLQNARDRESFAPTANNYVDQDVFFDYLTWFMIVYSRRVALILHSIPIAIFLTMPLFLCLLYSGLRSWFAIFCDFTKGLLFHTTGVILAIIVPILFSIIRLLFSSHAMSWFAHPYLAFMMFVPCSLVGLLIPRIFWSCFPLSQEVSVLKTSREALSDEARFWGAFGYHAIFTSAYLVAGLSGGFLTFFLSASMLVSWVSSRLAVKYYGCQLLRSTVIYIIPLIPCLTYGVYFGGFLVQFVIEKMGMVGAVPPPYGYFLPDIMVAATIGVVTGLCVGPLLPICGNWLASSSVLQFLLHLTVLALALSSQFFPYSNDAPKRVAFQHTFITADANQVVDSTYDFSVVDSNSLLFVFKYVPEVAKELHIGSELSFETAMSSHQESWMATYPVTFLFSRSLKFPTGSNDVLKQYRHFPHLSEYKPRTIFSKGSRRVYLELSLGSLEEIWVTVLNITGPLSGWSFADNILPAPEIIRGCPPSYILRLSGTSHENWTFWLEASSSEKLRVQVSVLDQNLFGPAKKLKSLFPDWVDVTAYSSFISNYIF, from the exons ATGATAAAGGAGCGAGCTGGATCAGATATTAg AATAGAAATTGAGGAGTCTGTTGTTAATGGATCCTTCAACATGATGTTCTTAGGGTACAGCATATCTCTGGGTTATAGAAATCATACAAACATCGTGATGAG GATATCACCAGCAAATTCACAGGACAGTGACCCATCACTTTTATTGAATGGTCATTTTGATAGCCCGCTTGGTTCCCCAGGTGCTGGTGACTGTGGTTCATGTGTTG CATCATTGCTGGAAGTAGCAAGGCTCACTGTAGACTCTAACTGGGTCCCACCTCGgcctattatttttctttttaatggtGCAGAAGAACTATTTATGTTG GCTGCACATGGTTTCATGAAGACACATAAATGGCGTGATACAATTGGAGCTTTTATAAATGTGGAAGCATCTGGTTCTGGAGGCCCTG ACTTGGTTTGCCAATCTGGACCTGGTTCATGGCCTTCTCGCATCTACGCTCAATCAGCAGTGTACCCAATGGCTCATAGTGCGGCTCAG GATGTTTTTCCAGTAATTCCTGGAGATACAGATTACCGAATATTTTCCCAAGATTATGGCAATATTCCTGGGCTGGATATCATCTTTCTCCTTGGTGGTTATTTTTATCATACCTCCTATGATACAATTGAGAAACTATT ACCTGGGAGCATCCAAGCACGTGGGGACAATTTGTTCAGCATAATTAAGGCCTTCACCAATTCTTCTATGCTACAAAATGCCCGTGATAGAGAATCTTTTGCTCCTACTGCCAACAATTACGTGGATCAGGATGTTTTCTTTGATTACTTAACATGGTTCATG ATAGTCTATTCAAGAAGGGTAGCTCTTATACTTCATAGTATTCCTATTGCCATCTTCCTTACTATGCccttatttttgtgtttgctGTATTCTGGATTGCGTTCTTGGTTTGCAATCTTCTGTGATTTTACAAAAG GACTGCTGTTCCACACTACTGGGGTTATACTTGCAATTATTGTTCCAATTTTATTTTCGATCATAAGATTGCTGTTCTCTAGTCATGCGATGAGCTG GTTTGCTCATCCATACTTGGCTTTCATGATGTTTGTCCCCTGTTCACTTGTTGGTCTGTTAATTCCAAGAATCTTTTGGAGTTGCTTTCCTCTCTCTCAAGAGGTTTCAGTTCTTAAAACTTCAAGAGAG GCACTATCTGATGAAGCAAGATTTTGGGGAGCATTTGGTTATCATGCTATATTTACATCG GCTTATCTTGTAGCTGGCTTGAGTGGAGGCTTCTTGACTTTTTTCCTGTCTGCTTCTATGCTTGTTTCATGGGTTTCCTCTCGCTTGGCAGTCAAATATTATGGATGCCAATTGCTCAG gtCAACAGTTATTTACATAATACCTCTAATTCCATGCCTTACATATGGTGTTTACTTCGGGGGGTTTCTTGTTCAATTTGTGATTGAAAAGATGGGCATGGTGGGTGCTGTTCCACCCCCTTACG GGTATTTTCTTCCAGATATTATGGTGGCAGCAACAATTGGAGTTGTAACTGGTTTGTGTGTGGGCCCCCTACTACCTATATGTGGTAATTGGTTAGCAAGCTCATCAGTTCTGCAATTTTTGCTGCATCTTACTGTGCTTGCCTTGGCTCTGTCATCGCAATTCTTTCCATATAGCAACGATGCACCTAAGAGGGTTGCTTTTCAGCATACATTCATTACTGCAG ATGCAAATCAGGTTGTAGACTCCACGTATGATTTTTCTGTGGTGGATTCCAATTCTTTACTTTTCGTTTTCAAATATGTACCTGAAGTGGCAAAGGAATTGCACATTGGTTCAGAGTTATCTTTTGAAACTGCAATGTCGTCTCACCAGGAGAGTTGGATG GCAACATACCCAGTTACTTTTTTGTTCTCAAGAAGCTTGAAGTTCCCCACAGGAAGCAATGATGTTTTGAAGCAGTATAGACATTTCCCACATTTGTCTGAGTATAAGCCACGTACAATTTTTAGCAAAGGATCTCGAAGAGTATACTTGGAACTTTCCTTAGG TTCATTAGAGGAGATTTGGGTTACAGTCCTTAATATTACTGGTCCCTTATCCGGTTGGTCATTTGCAGATAATATTCTTCCAG CTCCTGAAATAATTCGTGGTTGTCCACCTTCATATATATTGAGACTCAGTGGAACCAGCCACGAGAATTGGACCTTCTGGTTAGAG GCTAGCAGTTCTGAAAAATTAAGGGTGCAAGTTTCTGTATTAGACCAAAATTTATTTGGTCCGGCAAAGAAGTTGAAAAGCCTTTTCCCTGACTGGGTGGATGTTACTGCTTATTCTAGCTTTATTTCCAATTATATCTTTTAG
- the LOC115981065 gene encoding uncharacterized protein LOC115981065 — protein sequence MNNARENTSVEVNDWLEPPVEDDIGSLVGFNDDELVVVASTKPTFNIQTDMRKPKLRKGMKFLNSKAKVFMEVLREYVIKKLVDIWFKLNKKNKIFVYYKNEHGWRSYASTVSGELTFQIKTVHPECTYPRTFQHSQVTSAYVAKKSKRKAIDLITKDEWLQFGKLRDYAEMIRLNDAGSRVILQTKMEDENSQLKFWRMYIRYNAQKVGFLGGCRPIIGLDCCHLKGRFGGQILSVTAKDENDNIFPVALVVVEQENKDSRVWFLQQFLDDNGIPKQLNLVFISDRQKGFILAIEILFQLWSIGTV from the exons ATGAATAATGCAAGAGAAAATACTAGTGTGGAAGTCAATGATTGGCTTGAACCACCTGTTGAGGATGACATAGGAAGTTTGGTAGGGTTTAATGATGATGAGCTAGTAGTTGTTGCTTCAACAAAGCCAACGTTTAATATTCAGACTGATATGAGAAAACCAAAGCTGAGGAAGGGAATGAAGTTTCTTAACTCTAAG GCTAAGGTGTTTATGGAGGTTTTGAGAGAATATGTTATAAAGAAACTTGTGGATATCTGGTTCAAATTGAATAAGAAGAACAAGATATTTGTCTATTACAAGAATGAGCATGGATGGAGGAGTTATGCATCTACAGTCAGTGGGGAGTTGACCTTCCAGATAAAGACAGTTCATCCTGAGTGCACCTACCCTAGAACCTTCCAACATAGCCAAGTGACATCAGCTTATGTTGCTAAGAA GTCTAAGAGAAAAGCCATTGATTTGATTACTAAGGATGAGTGGCTACAATTTGGGAAGCTGAGAGACTATGCAGAGATGATAAGGTTGAATGATGCGGGAAGTAGGGTTATTTTACAAACTAAAATGGAGGATGAAAATTCCCAACTAAAATTTTGGAGGATGTATATAAGGTATAATGCACAGAAGGTTGGATTCTTAGGAGGTTGTAGACCAATCATAGGATTGGATTGTTGCCACCTAAAAGGAAGATTTGGTGGGCAAATTTTGTCTGTCACAGCTAAGGAtgaaaatgataatatttttccaGTTGCACTTGTTGTTGTTGAACAAGAGAACAAGGACTCTCGAGTTTGGTTCCTTCAACAGTTTTTAGATGACAATGGGATTCCAAAGCAACTAAATTTGGTATTTATCAGTGATAGGCAGAAG GGATTTATTCTTGCAATTGAGATATTGTTCCAACTGTGGAGCATAGGTACTGTGTGA
- the LOC115982234 gene encoding endoplasmic reticulum metallopeptidase 1 isoform X1 translates to MALMRLSKGDISGFKFLFALAIMYGLMTMLVHPILHMKFVKPLGIDAPLDRFSEARAVQHIRVLSEDIDGRQEGRAGLREAADYIKGQLEMIKERAGSDIRIEIEESVVNGSFNMMFLGYSISLGYRNHTNIVMRISPANSQDSDPSLLLNGHFDSPLGSPGAGDCGSCVASLLEVARLTVDSNWVPPRPIIFLFNGAEELFMLAAHGFMKTHKWRDTIGAFINVEASGSGGPDLVCQSGPGSWPSRIYAQSAVYPMAHSAAQDVFPVIPGDTDYRIFSQDYGNIPGLDIIFLLGGYFYHTSYDTIEKLLPGSIQARGDNLFSIIKAFTNSSMLQNARDRESFAPTANNYVDQDVFFDYLTWFMIVYSRRVALILHSIPIAIFLTMPLFLCLLYSGLRSWFAIFCDFTKGLLFHTTGVILAIIVPILFSIIRLLFSSHAMSWFAHPYLAFMMFVPCSLVGLLIPRIFWSCFPLSQEVSVLKTSREALSDEARFWGAFGYHAIFTSAYLVAGLSGGFLTFFLSASMLVSWVSSRLAVKYYGCQLLRSTVIYIIPLIPCLTYGVYFGGFLVQFVIEKMGMVGAVPPPYGYFLPDIMVAATIGVVTGLCVGPLLPICGNWLASSSVLQFLLHLTVLALALSSQFFPYSNDAPKRVAFQHTFITADANQVVDSTYDFSVVDSNSLLFVFKYVPEVAKELHIGSELSFETAMSSHQESWMATYPVTFLFSRSLKFPTGSNDVLKQYRHFPHLSEYKPRTIFSKGSRRVYLELSLGSLEEIWVTVLNITGPLSGWSFADNILPAPEIIRGCPPSYILRLSGTSHENWTFWLEASSSEKLRVQVSVLDQNLFGPAKKLKSLFPDWVDVTAYSSFISNYIF, encoded by the exons atggctCTGATGAGGTTGAGTAAGGGGGATATCTCTGGGTTCAAATTCTTGTTCGCTTTGGCGATCATGTACGGTCTCATGACGATGCTTGTCCACCCTATTCTCCACATGAAGTTCGTTAAGCCTCTTGGGATCGACGCGCCTCTCGATCGCTTCTCCGAAGCCAGGGCTGTCCAACACATCCGCGTTTTGTCCGAAGATATCGATGGCCGCCAA GAAGGTCGAGCTGGTCTGCGAGAAGCTGCTGATTATATCAAAGGACAGCTGGAAATGATAAAGGAGCGAGCTGGATCAGATATTAg AATAGAAATTGAGGAGTCTGTTGTTAATGGATCCTTCAACATGATGTTCTTAGGGTACAGCATATCTCTGGGTTATAGAAATCATACAAACATCGTGATGAG GATATCACCAGCAAATTCACAGGACAGTGACCCATCACTTTTATTGAATGGTCATTTTGATAGCCCGCTTGGTTCCCCAGGTGCTGGTGACTGTGGTTCATGTGTTG CATCATTGCTGGAAGTAGCAAGGCTCACTGTAGACTCTAACTGGGTCCCACCTCGgcctattatttttctttttaatggtGCAGAAGAACTATTTATGTTG GCTGCACATGGTTTCATGAAGACACATAAATGGCGTGATACAATTGGAGCTTTTATAAATGTGGAAGCATCTGGTTCTGGAGGCCCTG ACTTGGTTTGCCAATCTGGACCTGGTTCATGGCCTTCTCGCATCTACGCTCAATCAGCAGTGTACCCAATGGCTCATAGTGCGGCTCAG GATGTTTTTCCAGTAATTCCTGGAGATACAGATTACCGAATATTTTCCCAAGATTATGGCAATATTCCTGGGCTGGATATCATCTTTCTCCTTGGTGGTTATTTTTATCATACCTCCTATGATACAATTGAGAAACTATT ACCTGGGAGCATCCAAGCACGTGGGGACAATTTGTTCAGCATAATTAAGGCCTTCACCAATTCTTCTATGCTACAAAATGCCCGTGATAGAGAATCTTTTGCTCCTACTGCCAACAATTACGTGGATCAGGATGTTTTCTTTGATTACTTAACATGGTTCATG ATAGTCTATTCAAGAAGGGTAGCTCTTATACTTCATAGTATTCCTATTGCCATCTTCCTTACTATGCccttatttttgtgtttgctGTATTCTGGATTGCGTTCTTGGTTTGCAATCTTCTGTGATTTTACAAAAG GACTGCTGTTCCACACTACTGGGGTTATACTTGCAATTATTGTTCCAATTTTATTTTCGATCATAAGATTGCTGTTCTCTAGTCATGCGATGAGCTG GTTTGCTCATCCATACTTGGCTTTCATGATGTTTGTCCCCTGTTCACTTGTTGGTCTGTTAATTCCAAGAATCTTTTGGAGTTGCTTTCCTCTCTCTCAAGAGGTTTCAGTTCTTAAAACTTCAAGAGAG GCACTATCTGATGAAGCAAGATTTTGGGGAGCATTTGGTTATCATGCTATATTTACATCG GCTTATCTTGTAGCTGGCTTGAGTGGAGGCTTCTTGACTTTTTTCCTGTCTGCTTCTATGCTTGTTTCATGGGTTTCCTCTCGCTTGGCAGTCAAATATTATGGATGCCAATTGCTCAG gtCAACAGTTATTTACATAATACCTCTAATTCCATGCCTTACATATGGTGTTTACTTCGGGGGGTTTCTTGTTCAATTTGTGATTGAAAAGATGGGCATGGTGGGTGCTGTTCCACCCCCTTACG GGTATTTTCTTCCAGATATTATGGTGGCAGCAACAATTGGAGTTGTAACTGGTTTGTGTGTGGGCCCCCTACTACCTATATGTGGTAATTGGTTAGCAAGCTCATCAGTTCTGCAATTTTTGCTGCATCTTACTGTGCTTGCCTTGGCTCTGTCATCGCAATTCTTTCCATATAGCAACGATGCACCTAAGAGGGTTGCTTTTCAGCATACATTCATTACTGCAG ATGCAAATCAGGTTGTAGACTCCACGTATGATTTTTCTGTGGTGGATTCCAATTCTTTACTTTTCGTTTTCAAATATGTACCTGAAGTGGCAAAGGAATTGCACATTGGTTCAGAGTTATCTTTTGAAACTGCAATGTCGTCTCACCAGGAGAGTTGGATG GCAACATACCCAGTTACTTTTTTGTTCTCAAGAAGCTTGAAGTTCCCCACAGGAAGCAATGATGTTTTGAAGCAGTATAGACATTTCCCACATTTGTCTGAGTATAAGCCACGTACAATTTTTAGCAAAGGATCTCGAAGAGTATACTTGGAACTTTCCTTAGG TTCATTAGAGGAGATTTGGGTTACAGTCCTTAATATTACTGGTCCCTTATCCGGTTGGTCATTTGCAGATAATATTCTTCCAG CTCCTGAAATAATTCGTGGTTGTCCACCTTCATATATATTGAGACTCAGTGGAACCAGCCACGAGAATTGGACCTTCTGGTTAGAG GCTAGCAGTTCTGAAAAATTAAGGGTGCAAGTTTCTGTATTAGACCAAAATTTATTTGGTCCGGCAAAGAAGTTGAAAAGCCTTTTCCCTGACTGGGTGGATGTTACTGCTTATTCTAGCTTTATTTCCAATTATATCTTTTAG